In a single window of the Oscarella lobularis chromosome 2, ooOscLobu1.1, whole genome shotgun sequence genome:
- the LOC136200118 gene encoding lysophospholipid acyltransferase 7-like, which yields MKSDDVVYLLLLVSSVGFGFVVRRIRSPFLRQSFCGLLGFAMAIYICKWQIWHSLFVATVTYLITKTAAGPKWGHLLSFTFNFGYLAFFRLAHYFDVEYPSPHTNAIQLLLTLKMISVASDVSEPQTENPDDVKMPYSPLGQNNPLDDLRATPPTPYEFFCYTYCYIGLFTGPFYQFKLYRHMIYRDDSMNILTSKHIVWRIVAIIVLGALFLYFQSTYPTEYGMTREFLEYPHPFGFFYRYFYLVVWFLAFRLRFYIGWLLAEASCIAATLGAYPSDSAAQPGRGPTRQTLNENAVDFAAVKNQDIFKIETAVTMQMSIKYWNMSVQTWMVYYVYKRLPWRRFRYWGVFLVSAFWHGIHPGYYLCLLSTTLFGAMEARVTRLGRRLWDDAGWVTWVGLYLIGELYRTHAFEYVGLGFIFLRMEPTIAIWRADYFHYHVFGVVALLVAFLVPVRKEKREKKD from the exons ATGAAATCGGACGATGTCGTTTACCTTCTTCTCCTGGTCTCGTCGGTCGgcttcggcttcgtcgtGCGTCGAATTCGCAGTCCGTTTCTTAGGCAATCCTTCTGCGGACTCTTGGGCTTCGCGATGGCGATCTACATTTGCAAATGGCAGATTTGGCATTCGCTTTTCGTTGCCACGGTGACGTACCTCATCACGAAAACAGCAGCTGGCCCGAA GTGGGGTCACTTGCTCAGTTTCACTTTTAATTTCGGTTACTTGGCCTTCTTCCGTCTGGCTCATTACTTCGACGTGGAATACCCATCACCACACACCAACGCAATACAGCTCTTACTCACTCTAAAA ATGATTAGCGTGGcgagtgacgtcagcgaGCCACAGACAGAGAATCCGGATGATGTGAAGATGCCCTACAGTCCCTTGGGACAAAATAACCCGCTGGATGACTTACGAGCTACCCCGCCCACGCCATATGAATTCTTCTGCTATACCTATTGCTACATTGGTCTCTTCACGGGCCCCTTCTATCAATTCAAACTCTATCGTCACATGATCTATCGAGACGATTCGATGAATATATTGACGAGCAAGCACATTGTGTGGAGAATCGTCGCCATCATCGTTCTCggcgctctctttctctattttCAATCGACGTATCCCACCGAATACGGAATGACGCGCGAGTTTCTCGAATACCCGCATCCGTTTGGATTTTTCTACAGGTACTTTTATCTCGTCGTCTGGTTTCTCGCCTTTCGACTGCGCTTTTACATCGGCTGGCTTCTCGCCGAAGCGTCGTGCATCGCCGCGACGCTCGGCGCGTATCCGAGCGACTCGGCCGCGCAGCCGGGTCGCGGACCCACGCGGCAAACTCTGAATGAGAATGCCGTCGACTTCGCTGCGGTAAAAAATCAAGACATTTTCAAAATCGAAACGGCCGTCACCATGCAAATGTCGATCAAATACTGGAACATGTCCGTGCAAACGTGGATGGTCTATTACGTTTATAAACGCTTGCCATGGAGACGATTTCGCTATTGGGGCGTTTTTCTCGTGAGCGCCTTTTGGCACGGAATTCATCCCGGCTACTATTTGTGTCTGCTATCGACGACGCTGTTCGGCGCGATGGAAGCGCGCGTCACTCGCTTGGGACGACGGCTGTGGGACGATGCCGGTTGGGTTACGTGGGTTGGGCTGTATTTGATCGGAGAGCTCTATCGTACCCATGCGTTTGAGTACGTCGGATTGGGGTTCATTTTCTTGAGAATGGAGCCGACGATTGCTATATGGCGGGCCGATTATTTTCACTATCACGTGTTCGGCGTTGTTGCGCTGCTGGTGGCGTTTCTGGTGCCCGTGCGAAAGGagaaacgcgagaaaaaagactaG
- the LOC136200110 gene encoding BRCA1-associated ATM activator 1-like has product MSFPDVLELLSTAFDVLVDRPDNVVDDTCLSRLLDWIRESFRDSARKDALARAARAFIDRSASSTHPVTLAFALRLSASEPSLCSATIEWLTTSGLCRHADARVRCSSYETLTISIVNHYSKISRSGLVDTAILGLSDSSLFVAKSAGEFLAAWICSGQTIGESQFEVLLSNVAFDSRKAKNVFGMMTKVFDLSFSYGTRLLGELQLLGFVETQLRACENDSIIQVLVDFIVHLVKHSKDWDIDWTELLVECSSSTHAKEWLTGICVSLLERGFVQHFFRCIANFSTTVEDGLFQNETWLSSLVFLPVHVASGGTQEHYDLPTTDRTMFTSLLARQFETRSTSIRTVLSSLHSLVFLAENRRIDDLPSDAWCRRLISLLKLTCDVAGESDHPSWALSLVGNEKVTMTSLKLMQRLCRTRELESESYELIIDACIGLLQLKSPSSRRVCLLLEILGDGIVAHSSDETEATASISLILDSFLVNPSWEVRDSTYELVSTVLSRTKRTNGTPPPPLLDVFRRFVGPTRNGLQDGQSFVRSSALQALGEIFQRKEIYVSYMEENSLEIKDIVSDVCNVLVNDTEAFPRRSAVQVLLVWLDGLAGFRDSLTRSDSLDVRSPILDALHRAKDDFDWEVKRHVLDFWFKLTRTESSTKATSILERANAMDDVIKALNDPNRIVREKASEIARSLAGDDTSPPTRIVDEIVDKEADGGCGGELTSSFDADAISLLQDLIACGGGRSRDDESMLLDCY; this is encoded by the exons ATGTCTTTTCCCGACGTTCTCGAGCTCTTGTCGACCGccttcgacgttctcgtcgatcgtcccgacaacgtcgtcgacgacacgtgCCTATCGCGACTCCTCGACTGGATTCGCGAGTCGTTTCGCGATTCGGCGCGAAAAGACGCGCTGGCacgcgccgcgcgcgcgttcatcgatcgatcggcgtcgagcaCGCATCCAGTCACGCTCGCTTTTGCCCTGCGACTGAGCGCAAGCGAACCGAGCCTGTGCAGCGCAACAATCGAATGGCTAACGACATCTGGACTTTGCCGGCACGCGGACGCGCGAGTTCGCTGCTCTTCGTACGAAACCCTTACGATTTCGATAGTGAATCACTACTCGAAAATTAGTCGTTCGGGTCTAGTCGACACGGCGATACTCGGACTAAGCGATTCGAGTTTATTCGTTGCAAAATCCGCGGGCGAATTTCTCGCTGCGTGGATATGTAGCGGGCAGACGATAGGGGAGTCCCAGTTCGAAGTTCTCCTATcgaacgtcgcgttcgattcgagaaaagcgaagaacGTTTTTGGAATGATGACGAAAGTTTTCGATTTGAGTTTCTCGTACGGAACGCGGTTGCTAGGGGAATTGCAGCTTTTAGGTTTCGTAGAAACCCAATTGAGAGCGTGCGAAAACGATTCCATAATTCAAGTCCTAGTCGATTTTATCGTACACCTAGTCAAACATTCAAA AGATTGGGATATTGATTGGACTGAGTTGCTGGTTGAGTGCAGTAGTAGTACTCACGCCAAAGAGTGGCTCACGGGCATTTGCGTGTCTCTGTTAGAGCGTGGCTTTGTTCAACATTTTTTCAGATGTATTGCTAATTTTTCGACTACCGTTGAAGATGG ACTGTTTCAAAATGAAACGTGGCTCTCGTCGCTTGTGTTCCTCCCCGTGCACGTGGCTTCTGGTGGCACTCAAGAGCACTACGATCTTCCCACG acTGATCGTACGATGTTCACGTCTTTGCTCGCTCGGCAATTTGAAACGAGATCGACCAGCATTCGAACTGTTCTGAGTTCTCTCCAcagtctcgtttttcttgcagaGAATCGTCGCATAGACGACCTTCCTTCGGACGCGTGGTGCCGTCGTCTCATTTCCCTGCTCAAACTAACGTGCGACGTCGCAGGGGAAAGCGATCACCCGTCGTGGGCCCTATCTCTAGTAGGAAACGAGAAAGTGACCATGACCTCGCTGAAGCTTATGCAACGATTGTGTCGAACGCGAGAACTCGAATCGGAATCATATGAATTAATAATCGACGCATGCATCGGTCTTCTCCAATTGAAATCGCCGTCCTCTCGG AGAGTTTGCCTGCTGCTTGAAAttctcggcgacggcatCGTAGCGCATTCGTCGGACGAGACCGAAGCGACCGCGTCTATTTCTTTGATCTTAGACTCATTTCTAGTCAATCCTTCGTGGGAAGTCAGAGACTCGACGTACGAGCTCGTATCGACCGTTCTTTCTAGAACGAAAC GGACGAATgggacgccgccgccgccgctattGGACgtatttcgtcgtttcgtcggccCCACACGAAACGGTCTCCAAGACGGTCAGAGCTTCGTGAGATCGTCAGCATTGCAAGCGCTCGGAGAGATATTTCAACGCAAAGAAATCTACGTCTCCTACATGGAAGAAAACTCATTGGAAATAAAG GATATCGTTTCTGATGTTTGCAACGTTCTCGTGAACGACACCGAAGCGTTTCCGCGACGCAGTGCCGTTCAAGTTCTGCTCGTCTGGCTCGACGGTCTAGCCGGTTTTCGCGACTCCCTCACTCGTTCGGACTCGCTCGACGTTCGCTCGCCGATTCTCGACGCTCTACATCGAGCCAAGGACGATTTCGACTGGGAAGTCAAACGCCACGTGCTCGACTTCTGGTTCAAATTGACGCGAacggaatcgtcgacgaaagcgacgtccaTTCTCGAACGTGCAAACGCaatggatgacgtcataaaagcGCTAAACGATCCCAATCGAATCGTTCGCGAAAAGGCGTCGGAAATTGCACGGAGtctcgccggcgacgacacgtcgccgccgacgcgtatcgtcgacgaaatcgtcgataaAGAAGCAGATGGCGGATGCGGTGGcgaactgacgtcatcttttgaCGCCGACGCCATTTCCTTGCTCCAAGACCTAATAGCCtgcggaggaggaagaagtcgagacgacgaatcgatgcTGTTAGATTGTTACTAG
- the LOC136200125 gene encoding B9 domain-containing protein 1-like gives MASGPSVFLLMVSGQIESAKFPEFDDLYCKYSFVHGQDWVVTSGLEEGISQITKKSRDARQIFTWNFPLDVTFKTTNPYGWPQLVVSAYGLDAFGREVVRGYGAVHIPVVPGSTSRVVPMFVPESSSKLQKFTSWLTGRRPEFIDPKFVAQGESREVTRVRSQGEVTVKFDVITKDMKRFGYEIGGATREMTTTRQTGKGREGDAAPGERT, from the exons ATGGCTTCTGGGCCTTCCGTGTTCCTTCTAATGGTATCGGGGCAAATCGAATCAGCTAAG TTTCccgaattcgacgatctcTACTGTAAATATTCTTTCGTCCACGGTCAAGATTGGGTCGTTACGTCG GGCCTAGAAGAGGGAATATCGCAGATTACGAAAAAGAGTAGAGACGCGAGACAAATTTTCACGTGGAACTTTCCTCTCGACGTCACGTTCAAAACGACAAACCCATACGGAT GGCCTCAACTCGTTGTGAGTGCATATGGCCTTGACGCGTTTGGACGGGAAGTTGTAAGGGGATATGGAGCCGTTCACATTCCTGTAGTTCCAGGAAG taCATCTCGAGTTGTACCCATGTTTGTACCAGAATCATCATCTAAGCTACAGAAGTTTACTAG TTGGCTAACTGGAAGAAGACCGGAATTTATTGATCCCAAATTCGTCGCTCAAGGTGAAAGTAGAGAAG TCACGAGGGTGAGATCGCAGGGCGAAGTCACcgtcaaattcgacgtcataaCAAAGGACATGAAAAGGTTCGGCTATGAAATTGGGGGCGCGACTAGAGAAATGACAACAACGAGGCAAACTGGAAagggaagagaaggagacgcgGCGCCTGGGGAGAGAACCTAA
- the LOC136200119 gene encoding NADPH:adrenodoxin oxidoreductase, mitochondrial-like produces MHRLTSRVCVVGGGPAGFYTAQNLLKLHQTVRVDILEKLPVPYGLVRYGVAPDHPEVKNVENTFAKVANHNRCRFLGNVHVGQHVSVQTLRSLYNAVIFAYGAEKDKKLGIEGEHHRDVISALDFVGWYNGFPDQINFQPNLHGSTAVILGHGNVALDVARILMSSPEALAHTDITDYALERLRNSTLKRLYLVGRRGPLQVSFTVKELREMTKLSGCRPVLNPADFQLVRERLPEIARPRKRLIELMCKTAFSPDTSRNDVEKEWHLRFFNTPRRIIINSEGNLEGVEFEVNQLDKSGKAIGTGDLVFVPCSLVIRSIGYHSVSIDSEIPFDNVKGIIPNDQGRVGKGFYCSGWVKTGPVGVIASTMTNAMETAKALVEDLEGGLLEKRESDQDLVDVLEGRVISFQDWEKIDRAEIDEGRRTGKLREKIVSVEKMMDIALNTDL; encoded by the coding sequence ATGCATCGTCTAACGTCGCGCGTTTGCGTTGTCGGTGGGGGTCCTGCTGGTTTCTACACGGCTCAGAACCTGCTCAAACTCCACCAGACCGTCCGCGTCGACATACTCGAAAAGTTGCCTGTTCCATACGGACTGGTTCGTTACGGCGTGGCCCCGGATCATCCGGAAgtcaaaaacgtcgaaaacaCATTCGCGAAAGTCGCCAATCACAACCGCTGTCGTTTCCTCGGCAACGTACACGTGGGACAACACGTTTCGGTGCAAACACTGCGCTCTCTCTACAACGCCGTGATATTCGCGTACGGAGcagagaaagacaaaaaactcggaatcgaaggcgaacatcaccgtgacgtcatatcggCGCTCGATTTCGTGGGCTGGTACAACGGATTTCCAGATCAAATCAATTTTCAGCCCAACTTGCATGGCAGTACAGCCGTTATTTTGGGCCATGGCAACGTCGCTTTGGATGTGGCTAGAATCCTCATGAGTTCACCAGAGGCATTGGCTCATACTGACATCACGGACTATGCGTTAGAGAGGCTCAGAAATAGCACCCTAAAAAGACTGTATCTCGTTGGGAGACGTGGTCCTCTGCAGGTGTCCTTTACTGTAAAGGAATTGAGGGAGATGACAAAGTTGTCTGGTTGTAGACCAGTATTGAATCCAGCTGATTTTCAATTGGTTCGAGAGAGGCTACCCGAGATTGCACGTCCGCGAAAACGACTCATAGAATTAATGTGCAAAACAGCATTTAGTCCAGATACGagtcgaaatgacgtcgaaaaagaatGGCATCTGAGATTTTTCAATACGCCTCGGAGAATTATTATAAATAGCGAGGGTAATCTCGAGGGAGTTGAATTTGAAGTTAATCAGCTGGACAAATCTGGTAAAGCCATTGGCACAGGAGACTTAGTTTTTGTTCCCTGCAGTTTGGTTATACGAAGTATTGGGTACCACAGTGTTAGTATTGATTCGGAAATTCCTTTTGACAACGTCAAAGGAATTATACCGAACGATCAGGGGCGGGTGGGAAAGGGTTTCTATTGCAGTGGGTGGGTAAAGACGGGGCCGGTTGGAGTTATTGCTAGTACTATGACTAATGCAATGGAAACAGCTAAAGCCCTGGTGGAAGATTTGGAAGGAGGGCTATTGGAGAAGAGAGAGTCTGACCAGGATTTGGTAGATGTTTTAGAAGGTAGAGTCATTTCATTTCAAGACTGGGAAAAGATTGATCGTGCTGAGATTGACGAAGGACGAAGGACAGGAAAactgagagaaaaaatagttAGCGTTGAAAAAATGATGGATATTGCATTGAATACCGATTTATGA
- the LOC136200123 gene encoding DNA polymerase subunit gamma-2, mitochondrial-like isoform X1: MLGRQRIHLTVKILYVFSCQGLLRRKGFLLPLGVRPRDEALGDAQRHFYGNLGTLLKRNVVAEWWYSIVTSRKTIAYCISEGNPLKVVLDNIDAISDTEEKDMNSGVNIAHAGTLSHQDDVVRSVFGELRVTGLLSLSLHVFCPESRQKTLAQEWERVRLQWWKKYSHRNKSHFLVEKTDDRTRLIQHTCSLGKYSVEKLTQKDNKEMRSLLSERPLSNKLDGLGCISMETSADQALLTFLTDSYEETSRFDTSGQPVDQQILFLHPRLSPYQAVILPVGDDQSNAHKLAGKLELDLRQAGVSVTSDVDGDVGSRFIRQDETGTPYAILVDETTVRKGLTRFRSRDTTQSELVELDDVKAMLRHYHKRR, from the exons ATGCTTGGTAGACAAAGGATCCACTTGACTGTCAAAATACTGTACGTGTTTTCATGTCAAGGTCTTCTTCGCCGTAAAGGCTTTCTTTTGCCGCTCGGCGTGCGGCCTCGCGACGAGGCGCTTGGCGATGCTCAGCGGCATTTCTACGGAAACCTTGGAACGCTGCTGAAGCGAAACGTTGTCGCCGAATG GTGGTATTCGAtcgtgacgtcgagaaagacCATTGCTTATTGTATAAGCGAAGGGAATCCATTGAAAG TAGTTCTAGATAACATTGATGCAATCAGTGacactgaagaaaaagatatgAATTCTGGTGTCAATATTGCCCACGCAG GAACTTTGAGTCATCAAGATGATGTAGTTAGAAGTGTATTTGGAGAGTTGAG AGTGACCGGTTTGCTGTCGTTAAGTTTGCACGTGTTTTGCCCTGAAAGTCGCCAAAAGACGTTAGCTCAAGAATGGGAAAGAGTGCGGTTGCAGTGGTGGAAAAAG TATTCCCATCGCAACAAAAGTCACTTTTTGGTTGAGAAAACTGACGATAGAACTCGTCTTATACAG CATACTTGCTCTCTTGGTAAATACTCAGTGGAAAAACTAACACAAAAAGACAACAAGGAAATGAGAAGTTTGTTATCAGAACGTCCTTTGTCAAACAAACTTGATGGACTCGGTTGCATTTCTATGGAAACGTCAGCAGACCAAG CTTTGTTGACATTTCTAACGGACTCTTACGAAGAGACGAGTCGTTTCGACACGTCCGGGCAGCCAGTCGATCAACAG attctttttcttcacccCAGATTGTCGCCATATCAGGCAGTCATTTTGCCGGTCGGCGACGACCAATCGAACGCTCACAAG CTCGCGGGCAAATTGGAGCTCGATCTGCGCCAAGCCGGCGTCAGCGTGACGAGTGACGTTGACGGCGATGTCGGTTCGCGATTCATTCGGCAAGACGAAACGGGAACCCCGTACGCGATTCTCGTTGACGAAACGACCGTTCGCAAAGGCCTGACGCGTTTTAGAAGCCGCGATACGACACAATCA GAATTGGTCGAGCTCGATGATGTCAAAGCGATGCTACGTCATTACCACAAACGCCGCTGA
- the LOC136200123 gene encoding DNA polymerase subunit gamma-2, mitochondrial-like isoform X2, translating to MLGRQRIHLTVKILYVFSCQGLLRRKGFLLPLGVRPRDEALGDAQRHFYGNLGTLLKRNVVAEWWYSIVTSRKTIAYCISEGNPLKVLDNIDAISDTEEKDMNSGVNIAHAGTLSHQDDVVRSVFGELRVTGLLSLSLHVFCPESRQKTLAQEWERVRLQWWKKYSHRNKSHFLVEKTDDRTRLIQHTCSLGKYSVEKLTQKDNKEMRSLLSERPLSNKLDGLGCISMETSADQALLTFLTDSYEETSRFDTSGQPVDQQILFLHPRLSPYQAVILPVGDDQSNAHKLAGKLELDLRQAGVSVTSDVDGDVGSRFIRQDETGTPYAILVDETTVRKGLTRFRSRDTTQSELVELDDVKAMLRHYHKRR from the exons ATGCTTGGTAGACAAAGGATCCACTTGACTGTCAAAATACTGTACGTGTTTTCATGTCAAGGTCTTCTTCGCCGTAAAGGCTTTCTTTTGCCGCTCGGCGTGCGGCCTCGCGACGAGGCGCTTGGCGATGCTCAGCGGCATTTCTACGGAAACCTTGGAACGCTGCTGAAGCGAAACGTTGTCGCCGAATG GTGGTATTCGAtcgtgacgtcgagaaagacCATTGCTTATTGTATAAGCGAAGGGAATCCATTGAAAG TTCTAGATAACATTGATGCAATCAGTGacactgaagaaaaagatatgAATTCTGGTGTCAATATTGCCCACGCAG GAACTTTGAGTCATCAAGATGATGTAGTTAGAAGTGTATTTGGAGAGTTGAG AGTGACCGGTTTGCTGTCGTTAAGTTTGCACGTGTTTTGCCCTGAAAGTCGCCAAAAGACGTTAGCTCAAGAATGGGAAAGAGTGCGGTTGCAGTGGTGGAAAAAG TATTCCCATCGCAACAAAAGTCACTTTTTGGTTGAGAAAACTGACGATAGAACTCGTCTTATACAG CATACTTGCTCTCTTGGTAAATACTCAGTGGAAAAACTAACACAAAAAGACAACAAGGAAATGAGAAGTTTGTTATCAGAACGTCCTTTGTCAAACAAACTTGATGGACTCGGTTGCATTTCTATGGAAACGTCAGCAGACCAAG CTTTGTTGACATTTCTAACGGACTCTTACGAAGAGACGAGTCGTTTCGACACGTCCGGGCAGCCAGTCGATCAACAG attctttttcttcacccCAGATTGTCGCCATATCAGGCAGTCATTTTGCCGGTCGGCGACGACCAATCGAACGCTCACAAG CTCGCGGGCAAATTGGAGCTCGATCTGCGCCAAGCCGGCGTCAGCGTGACGAGTGACGTTGACGGCGATGTCGGTTCGCGATTCATTCGGCAAGACGAAACGGGAACCCCGTACGCGATTCTCGTTGACGAAACGACCGTTCGCAAAGGCCTGACGCGTTTTAGAAGCCGCGATACGACACAATCA GAATTGGTCGAGCTCGATGATGTCAAAGCGATGCTACGTCATTACCACAAACGCCGCTGA
- the LOC136200123 gene encoding DNA polymerase subunit gamma-2, mitochondrial-like isoform X3 gives MLGLLRRKGFLLPLGVRPRDEALGDAQRHFYGNLGTLLKRNVVAEWWYSIVTSRKTIAYCISEGNPLKVVLDNIDAISDTEEKDMNSGVNIAHAGTLSHQDDVVRSVFGELRVTGLLSLSLHVFCPESRQKTLAQEWERVRLQWWKKYSHRNKSHFLVEKTDDRTRLIQHTCSLGKYSVEKLTQKDNKEMRSLLSERPLSNKLDGLGCISMETSADQALLTFLTDSYEETSRFDTSGQPVDQQILFLHPRLSPYQAVILPVGDDQSNAHKLAGKLELDLRQAGVSVTSDVDGDVGSRFIRQDETGTPYAILVDETTVRKGLTRFRSRDTTQSELVELDDVKAMLRHYHKRR, from the exons ATGCTTG GTCTTCTTCGCCGTAAAGGCTTTCTTTTGCCGCTCGGCGTGCGGCCTCGCGACGAGGCGCTTGGCGATGCTCAGCGGCATTTCTACGGAAACCTTGGAACGCTGCTGAAGCGAAACGTTGTCGCCGAATG GTGGTATTCGAtcgtgacgtcgagaaagacCATTGCTTATTGTATAAGCGAAGGGAATCCATTGAAAG TAGTTCTAGATAACATTGATGCAATCAGTGacactgaagaaaaagatatgAATTCTGGTGTCAATATTGCCCACGCAG GAACTTTGAGTCATCAAGATGATGTAGTTAGAAGTGTATTTGGAGAGTTGAG AGTGACCGGTTTGCTGTCGTTAAGTTTGCACGTGTTTTGCCCTGAAAGTCGCCAAAAGACGTTAGCTCAAGAATGGGAAAGAGTGCGGTTGCAGTGGTGGAAAAAG TATTCCCATCGCAACAAAAGTCACTTTTTGGTTGAGAAAACTGACGATAGAACTCGTCTTATACAG CATACTTGCTCTCTTGGTAAATACTCAGTGGAAAAACTAACACAAAAAGACAACAAGGAAATGAGAAGTTTGTTATCAGAACGTCCTTTGTCAAACAAACTTGATGGACTCGGTTGCATTTCTATGGAAACGTCAGCAGACCAAG CTTTGTTGACATTTCTAACGGACTCTTACGAAGAGACGAGTCGTTTCGACACGTCCGGGCAGCCAGTCGATCAACAG attctttttcttcacccCAGATTGTCGCCATATCAGGCAGTCATTTTGCCGGTCGGCGACGACCAATCGAACGCTCACAAG CTCGCGGGCAAATTGGAGCTCGATCTGCGCCAAGCCGGCGTCAGCGTGACGAGTGACGTTGACGGCGATGTCGGTTCGCGATTCATTCGGCAAGACGAAACGGGAACCCCGTACGCGATTCTCGTTGACGAAACGACCGTTCGCAAAGGCCTGACGCGTTTTAGAAGCCGCGATACGACACAATCA GAATTGGTCGAGCTCGATGATGTCAAAGCGATGCTACGTCATTACCACAAACGCCGCTGA